Below is a genomic region from Staphylococcus carnosus.
ACTGATTGCAGATGGATTGAAAATAGGAATGATTCATGGAGGATTGTCTCCACGTGAACGTAAACAACAAATGAAGAGAATCAGAAATTTAGATTTCCAATTTGTTATAGCAAGTGATTTAGCTTCAAGAGGTATTGATATTGAGGGAGTTAGTCACGTTATTAATTTTGATGTGCCTAAAGACATAGATTTCTTTACACATCGTGTTGGTCGTACTGGTCGTGGACAATACAAAGGTGAAGCTTTTACATTATTTACACCTGATGAAGAAGAATTAGTCGGTGAAATTGAAGATAGAGGTTATCAATTCAAAGATGTAGATCTCAAAAATGGGGAAATTAAACCTATCAAAGCTCATAATACTCGTAAAACTCGAACAAAAAAAGATGATCATTTGACTACACAAGTTAAACGTAAAATCAAACGTGGCAATAAGAAAAAAGTTAAACCGGGATACAAGAAAAAGTTTAAAAGAGAATTAGAAGATTTAAAAAGAAAAGAACGAAAACAATACAGCAAAAGAAAAAATAGAGAGCAACGTAAAAATAAATAAGGGTAAGGTGGAAAAAAGTGTTAATAGGTTCTCATGTTTCTATGAATGGTAAAAAAATGCTGCAAGGTTCAGCTGAAGAAGCACATCGATTAAACGAAAAAACATTTATGATTTATACAGGTGCACCACAAAATACACGTCGTAAAGCTATTGAAGATTTAAATATTGAGGCTGGACATGAAGCTATGAAAGAGTATGGTTTATCAAACATCGTTGTTCATGCTCCATATATTATCAACATCGCAAACACACAAAAACCTCATGTATTCGAATTAGGTGTTGATTTCTTACAAAAAGAAATAGAGCGAACTGAAGCTATAGGTGCAAAAGATATAGTACTGCATCCTGGTTCTCATGTAGGAGCTGGTTCAGAAGCAGGTATCAAAAAAATAATCGAGGGCCTAAATGAAGTATTAACAAATGATAATGATGTTCGTATTGCTTTAGAAACAATGGCTGGTAAAGGTTCAGAAGTTGGAAGAACTTTTGAAGAATTAGCACAAATTATAGAGGGTGTTAACCATAATGAACGTCTATCTATATGTTTTGATACATGCCATACTCATGATGCGGGTTATAAAGTAAAAGATGATTTCGATTCTGTATTAGAGGAATTTGACAACGTCATAGGATTAGATAGAATCAAAGTATTGCATGTAAATGACAGTAAAAATGAAATAGGCGCACATAAAGACCGTCATGAAAATATTGGTTTCGGTCATATTGGTTTTGATGCTTTAAATTATATAGTACATCACGAGGTCTTTGAAAACATACCAAAAATATTAGAAACACCATTTGTTGGTGAAGATAAGAAAAATAAGCGTCCACCGTATAAACATGAAATCGAAATGTTAGAAACTGAAACATTTAATCCGAATATGAAAGAAATTATAATGTCAGAATAATTTACTTTTGATAATAAGGCAAAATAATTTTGCCTTATTATTTTATCGTGTTAATCGTAAGCATTACAATTTACACAATTATGAAACAAGGTTATATTTGTAGCGAGGTGAAAGCATGGCAACCCCTGTGTTTGAATTAAAAAATATTAACTACCATTTTGGTACTAAACAAGTTTTAGACAATATTAATATCAAAATCTATAAAGGTGATTTCTTAGCAATAGTGGGCCCAAACGGCGCTGGAAAATCTACTTTACTTAAAGTGATGCTGGGACTATTACCATTACAAACTGGTGAGATGTTTATTGATGGAATTAAATATCAAAGAAGGGCATCTGATTTGAAAATAAGTTATGTTTCTCAAAAAGCATCTGCTTTCAATGCCGGATTCCCAGCCAGTGTTAAAGAAGTCGTATTAAGCGGATTAACCAAACAAAAACATTTATTCCAGTGGTTTAATAAAAAAGATGTACAAAAAGTAAAAGATATCTTAAAACGTTTAAACATTGAAGCATTGTTCCATAAAAATATTGCTGAGTTATCTGGAGGGCAGCAACAACGTGTTTTAATTGCACGAGCTTTAATATCAAATCCGTCCGTACTGATATTAGATGAACCAACCAATGGTATCGACGCGAAGCATGTAAGTGAATTCTACGATACATTAGAACAGCTTAAAAAAGAAGGTGTAACAATAATTTTAGTTACACATGATATAGGGGTAGTTGTTGATACTGCTACTCAAGTTGCTTGCTTAAATAAACATTTACATTTCCATGGATCTGCAAAAGCATTCAAATCCTTAGACCAAGTTGAAATTTCTAAAATTTATGGTTATCCAGTTAAATTCGTAGATCATCAACACGAAAGGGAGTGCTGTAAATAATGATTGACGCGTTATTAAATTTTGATTTTATGAGGTACTCTCTAATAAGTGGTATTCTAATAGGATTTATCGCACCTTTTATCGGTGCATTTATCGTTGTACGTAGATTATCTTTAATTGCAGATGCATTAAGCCATGTTACATTAGGTGGTATATCGTTTGGCATGCTACTTACCACATTATCGCCATTATTTGCATCAATTAATCCTATGTGGGGCGGAATTTTCTTTGCGGTGGTCGGTGCCCTGTTAATAGAAAAATTAAGAACATCTTATAAAAATTATCAAGAAATCGCAATACCTATCATAATGAGTGCAGGTATTGGTTTAAGTGCAATTTTCATATCTTTAGCTGATGGTTTTAACCAAGAACTTGTAGGTTTATTATTCGGTTCTATAAGTGCTGTATCTTTAAGTGATATGGTAACTGTATTAATTGTTGCTATTATTGTAATGATATTTATTTTTTCATTTTACAAAGAATTATTTATTCTTTCTTTTGATGAAGAATATAGTAATGTTATAGGTATTCCTAAATGGATACAATTTTTATTTATTATAATTGTGGCGATGGTTGTTTCAGCATCAATGCGTGTGGTTGGTATACTTTTAGTGAGTGCGCTTATGACACTTCCGGTTGCAATTGCTATGCGCATAACAAAAGGATTTAAACAACTTATTGTTTTTAGTATTATATTAGGAGAAGCTTCAGTTATTGGCGGTCTTATTATAGCCTTTTACTTAAACTTATCTCCTGGTGGGGTCATAGTAGTTCTATTAGTATTGATTTTAGTAGCCACAATGCTTTTACAAACATTACGTGTAAAGTTTAAAAAAGGAGTTAATTAGTATGAATACAACTGATGCTATTAAAATTTTAAAAGATGAAGGTCACAAATATACCGATAAAAGAAAAATGATTCTCGACATTTTTGTAAACGAAGATAAATATATCAGTGCAAAATTAATACAACAACGAATGGATTCTAAATTTCCGGGTATTTCATTTGATACTATTTATAGAAACCTTTATTTATTTAAAGATTTGGGTATCATTGAAAATACAGAACTTGATGGTGAAATGAAATTCAGAATTGCATGTGCACATCATCATCATCATCATTTTATTTGTGAAGTATGCGGTGAAACTAAGATAATAGATTATTGTCCTATGGAGCAAATTCAATCACAATTACCTGGTGTCTTAATTCATACTCATAAATTAGAAGTTTACGGAATATGTGAAAACTGCCAATAAACAACAATTACTTTTAAACAGATTCTAGCTATTTTTCTTTTAGGATCTATTTTTTAATGTTTAAAAATCACAATAAGGTGATAAATAATTAAAGGAAGCAAAAGAAGTCATTAAGACAATAATATTAAGCAGATATATTGTAACGCTTTAAATGACTTGATATAGTAAAGATGAAAACAATTTAGGAGGATGATTATTTATGGCTTTTGAATTACCAAATTTACCATACGAGTTTGATGCATTGGAACCATATATCGATAAAGAAACAATGGAAATCCATCATGACAAACATCATAATACTTATGTAACAAAATTAAATGCAGCAATCGAAGGTACTGATTTAGAAAATAAATCTATCGAAGAGATCGTTGCTAATTTAGACAGCGTACCATCTGACATCCAAACTGCAGTTCGTAATAACGGTGGTGGACATTTAAACCATTCATTATTCTGGCAACTTCTAACACCTAATTCTGAAGAAAAAGGTACAGTAATTGATAAAATCAAAGAAGAATGGGG
It encodes:
- a CDS encoding deoxyribonuclease IV, with translation MLIGSHVSMNGKKMLQGSAEEAHRLNEKTFMIYTGAPQNTRRKAIEDLNIEAGHEAMKEYGLSNIVVHAPYIINIANTQKPHVFELGVDFLQKEIERTEAIGAKDIVLHPGSHVGAGSEAGIKKIIEGLNEVLTNDNDVRIALETMAGKGSEVGRTFEELAQIIEGVNHNERLSICFDTCHTHDAGYKVKDDFDSVLEEFDNVIGLDRIKVLHVNDSKNEIGAHKDRHENIGFGHIGFDALNYIVHHEVFENIPKILETPFVGEDKKNKRPPYKHEIEMLETETFNPNMKEIIMSE
- a CDS encoding metal ABC transporter ATP-binding protein; translated protein: MATPVFELKNINYHFGTKQVLDNINIKIYKGDFLAIVGPNGAGKSTLLKVMLGLLPLQTGEMFIDGIKYQRRASDLKISYVSQKASAFNAGFPASVKEVVLSGLTKQKHLFQWFNKKDVQKVKDILKRLNIEALFHKNIAELSGGQQQRVLIARALISNPSVLILDEPTNGIDAKHVSEFYDTLEQLKKEGVTIILVTHDIGVVVDTATQVACLNKHLHFHGSAKAFKSLDQVEISKIYGYPVKFVDHQHERECCK
- a CDS encoding metal ABC transporter permease, encoding MIDALLNFDFMRYSLISGILIGFIAPFIGAFIVVRRLSLIADALSHVTLGGISFGMLLTTLSPLFASINPMWGGIFFAVVGALLIEKLRTSYKNYQEIAIPIIMSAGIGLSAIFISLADGFNQELVGLLFGSISAVSLSDMVTVLIVAIIVMIFIFSFYKELFILSFDEEYSNVIGIPKWIQFLFIIIVAMVVSASMRVVGILLVSALMTLPVAIAMRITKGFKQLIVFSIILGEASVIGGLIIAFYLNLSPGGVIVVLLVLILVATMLLQTLRVKFKKGVN
- a CDS encoding Fur family transcriptional regulator, which produces MNTTDAIKILKDEGHKYTDKRKMILDIFVNEDKYISAKLIQQRMDSKFPGISFDTIYRNLYLFKDLGIIENTELDGEMKFRIACAHHHHHHFICEVCGETKIIDYCPMEQIQSQLPGVLIHTHKLEVYGICENCQ
- a CDS encoding superoxide dismutase, which gives rise to MAFELPNLPYEFDALEPYIDKETMEIHHDKHHNTYVTKLNAAIEGTDLENKSIEEIVANLDSVPSDIQTAVRNNGGGHLNHSLFWQLLTPNSEEKGTVIDKIKEEWGSLDKFKDEFAKKAAGQFGSGWAWLVVDKDGKLEIVSTPNQDNPITEGKTPILGLDVWEHAYYLKYQNKRPDYIDAFWNVVNWNKVDELYEAATK